A genomic segment from uncultured Marinifilum sp. encodes:
- the glpT gene encoding glycerol-3-phosphate transporter translates to MIGFLKPAVHKELLSEDKIDPTYKRLRLQVFVGIFLGYAGYYLVRKVFSLAMPDLIALGYSKTELGFALSGVSVAYGLSKFLMGNVSDRSNARRFLTLGLVLSAVTMIAMGLLPVATSSIAIMFILLLLNGWFQGMGWPPCGRVMVHWFSIRERGTKMSIWNVAHNVGGGIIGPLAILGVAIFTDWHSKLYFPGIVALGVAFIAWLLIRDTPQSCGLPNIEKYKDDYPDSYSEKFEEEMTAKEIFMKYILKNRLLWAIAFANAFVYLVRYGVLDWAPLYLEEAKGFSIKESGWAYFAYEWAGIPGTLLCGYLSDKVFKGKRAPVSIIYMILVFVSVFMYWTSQSIVANSIALVCIGFLIYGPVMLIGVHALDLVPKKAAGTAAGLTGLFGYMGGALFANIAMGAVVDAWGWTGGFIVLLGACVASIVLIGMSWVLENKGHKGLH, encoded by the coding sequence ATGATTGGTTTCTTAAAACCAGCAGTTCATAAAGAATTGCTTTCGGAAGATAAAATTGATCCTACTTACAAACGTTTGCGCTTACAGGTTTTCGTTGGGATTTTTTTAGGTTATGCAGGCTACTACCTTGTAAGAAAGGTATTCTCTTTAGCCATGCCAGATTTAATTGCTTTAGGTTATTCTAAAACTGAGTTAGGGTTCGCATTGTCCGGTGTATCAGTGGCTTATGGTTTAAGTAAGTTCTTAATGGGAAATGTTTCGGATCGTAGTAATGCGAGACGTTTTTTAACATTAGGACTAGTACTTTCGGCAGTAACAATGATTGCAATGGGTTTACTTCCTGTTGCCACATCATCGATAGCTATAATGTTCATTCTGTTGTTATTGAATGGATGGTTTCAGGGTATGGGATGGCCTCCTTGTGGTCGTGTTATGGTTCACTGGTTTTCTATTCGCGAGCGTGGAACTAAAATGTCAATTTGGAATGTAGCACACAATGTTGGTGGTGGAATTATTGGACCATTGGCGATTTTAGGTGTTGCTATTTTTACCGATTGGCATTCTAAATTGTATTTCCCTGGTATTGTTGCATTAGGGGTTGCTTTTATAGCTTGGTTATTAATTAGAGATACGCCTCAGTCTTGTGGACTTCCTAATATTGAGAAGTATAAAGATGATTATCCTGACTCTTATTCTGAAAAATTCGAGGAAGAGATGACTGCGAAGGAAATCTTCATGAAATATATCCTTAAAAACAGACTTTTATGGGCAATTGCCTTTGCTAATGCTTTTGTTTATCTGGTAAGATATGGTGTACTCGACTGGGCTCCTTTATATCTTGAAGAAGCAAAAGGATTTTCTATAAAAGAGTCGGGTTGGGCTTATTTTGCTTACGAATGGGCAGGCATACCAGGAACCTTACTTTGCGGATATTTAAGTGATAAGGTATTTAAAGGAAAGCGCGCACCCGTAAGTATTATATACATGATATTGGTATTTGTATCGGTGTTTATGTATTGGACAAGCCAATCAATTGTGGCAAATTCTATTGCACTGGTATGTATTGGTTTTCTTATTTATGGACCAGTAATGCTAATTGGTGTTCATGCACTGGATTTAGTTCCTAAAAAAGCAGCAGGAACAGCAGCCGGATTAACAGGATTGTTTGGTTATATGGGTGGAGCTTTATTCGCCAATATTGCAATGGGTGCTGTAGTTGATGCTTGGGGTTGGACTGGTGGTTTTATTGTTCTGTTAGGAGCATGTGTAGCCTCAATTGTATTAATAGGTATGTCTTGGGTTCTCGAAAATAAAGGGCATAAAGGATTACACTAG
- a CDS encoding carbon starvation CstA family protein, which yields MITFLTAIITLILGYFIYGKFIEKFFGANDQNQTPAIRLEDGVDFIPMPTWKMFTIQFLNIAGLGPIFGAILGAMYGPISYIWIVFGCIFMGAVHDYFSGMLSIRNNGASLPEIVGKYLGTSIQNILRVFTLLLLIFVGVAFVTGPAGLLKDLTGGGLNLWLYGIFAYYLIATLLPINKIIGKIYPLFGAALLIMALSIAGVMIFKGTNGSFHLNELSLGSLKNLHANPAQNILYPMIFIVISCGAISGFHSTQSPMMARCMKKESYGRPVFYGAMIAEGIVAIIWATAAMNYFGNTNGLNESFASGHNPAWIVNEICNTWLGKVGAVFAIVGVIACPITTGDTAFRSARLTIADMFHFKQSSIKSRLLVSVPLFAVGFFLSQLEFSTIWKYLGLSNQILSMFMLWTAAMYLAINKKNHYLISIPATFMTAICVTYFLVAPNKNGGLAIDVTMGYAIGIAIAVLVFTWFLIAAKKKISTVNKKKLTLSHELK from the coding sequence ATGATTACTTTTCTTACCGCAATTATTACATTAATTCTAGGCTATTTTATATACGGAAAATTCATTGAGAAATTTTTCGGAGCTAACGATCAAAATCAAACTCCCGCCATTCGACTTGAAGATGGTGTTGACTTTATTCCCATGCCAACATGGAAAATGTTTACCATACAGTTTCTTAACATTGCTGGTTTAGGACCTATTTTCGGAGCTATTCTAGGTGCCATGTACGGCCCCATTTCCTACATCTGGATTGTGTTCGGCTGTATTTTTATGGGTGCAGTTCACGATTATTTCTCCGGCATGCTTTCCATAAGAAATAATGGAGCCAGCTTACCCGAAATTGTAGGGAAATATCTGGGAACATCCATTCAAAACATACTTAGGGTTTTTACTCTTTTGTTACTGATATTTGTTGGAGTTGCCTTTGTTACCGGTCCAGCTGGATTGTTAAAAGACTTAACCGGTGGCGGTTTAAATTTATGGCTTTATGGAATATTTGCCTATTATCTGATTGCTACCCTTCTGCCCATAAATAAAATTATAGGAAAAATATATCCTCTATTTGGTGCGGCTTTATTAATAATGGCTTTAAGTATTGCAGGAGTAATGATATTTAAAGGAACAAATGGAAGTTTTCATTTGAATGAACTTTCTCTTGGCTCTCTTAAAAATCTACATGCAAATCCAGCTCAAAACATCCTTTATCCAATGATATTTATCGTTATTTCCTGTGGAGCCATTTCGGGTTTTCACTCTACTCAATCGCCAATGATGGCTCGTTGTATGAAAAAAGAGAGCTATGGCCGACCTGTTTTCTATGGTGCCATGATAGCCGAAGGAATTGTGGCAATTATTTGGGCAACAGCTGCCATGAATTATTTTGGCAATACCAATGGACTAAACGAAAGCTTTGCATCGGGACATAATCCTGCCTGGATTGTGAATGAAATTTGTAATACCTGGTTGGGTAAAGTAGGTGCTGTTTTTGCAATTGTAGGAGTAATTGCCTGCCCTATTACCACTGGTGATACTGCATTCAGAAGCGCTCGCCTTACCATTGCCGATATGTTTCACTTTAAACAAAGTTCCATTAAAAGCAGATTATTAGTTTCTGTACCTCTGTTTGCCGTTGGATTTTTCCTTTCTCAACTTGAATTCTCAACCATCTGGAAATACCTGGGATTATCAAACCAAATCCTCTCCATGTTCATGCTATGGACAGCAGCCATGTATTTGGCTATAAACAAGAAAAATCATTACCTAATCAGTATTCCGGCAACTTTTATGACTGCCATTTGTGTTACTTACTTTTTAGTTGCTCCGAACAAAAATGGTGGACTGGCTATTGATGTAACAATGGGATATGCAATTGGAATTGCCATAGCAGTTCTGGTATTCACGTGGTTTTTAATAGCTGCTAAAAAGAAAATTTCAACAGTAAATAAGAAAAAACTAACACTTTCTCATGAATTGAAGTAA
- a CDS encoding outer membrane beta-barrel protein codes for MKGKKLFIGVIALFCGLTAVAQEKAEFVPSGKANGKVFFNYHYDMTDGEEQESSFEIKRAYLGYDYNIAKGLKASITLDVGKNDSGSDYTAYLKKAQLEWKASSAVKVSLGMIGTVHFKEQEKFWGYRYIMKSFNDQYGFGSSADLGIKANFKLSDNFSANAFVINGEGYKKVQDEDGKQKVGASLIYKNNGLIAKVYADANSAKVANEDGSEDDVTVSALSFFAGYKFSDKFRLAAEYNQLINGTKYSSVADDHDMEGLSVYSTYALDKKWEVFGRYDYLTSNTLEGESEKWNIDNNGSAITAGVQYAPVKNVKMAFNYQGFNYKTSSISNNSLLYLNLEFKF; via the coding sequence ATGAAAGGAAAGAAATTATTTATTGGTGTTATTGCACTATTTTGTGGACTTACTGCTGTTGCACAAGAAAAAGCAGAATTTGTTCCATCTGGCAAGGCAAATGGAAAAGTATTTTTTAACTACCATTACGATATGACTGATGGTGAAGAACAAGAAAGTAGCTTCGAAATAAAAAGAGCTTACTTAGGTTACGATTATAATATTGCCAAAGGTTTAAAAGCAAGTATCACACTAGATGTGGGTAAAAATGATAGTGGTAGCGATTATACCGCATATTTAAAGAAGGCTCAGTTAGAATGGAAAGCATCTTCTGCGGTAAAAGTTTCGTTGGGTATGATTGGAACGGTGCATTTTAAAGAGCAGGAAAAATTCTGGGGATATCGTTATATTATGAAATCATTTAACGATCAGTATGGATTTGGATCAAGTGCAGATTTGGGTATTAAAGCAAACTTTAAATTGAGTGATAATTTCTCGGCAAATGCTTTTGTAATTAATGGGGAGGGTTACAAAAAAGTTCAGGATGAAGATGGTAAGCAAAAAGTAGGCGCTAGTTTAATCTATAAAAATAATGGCTTAATTGCTAAAGTTTACGCCGATGCAAATTCAGCTAAAGTTGCTAATGAAGATGGAAGCGAAGATGATGTAACAGTATCGGCATTGTCTTTCTTTGCAGGATATAAATTCTCAGATAAATTCAGATTGGCAGCTGAGTACAACCAATTGATTAATGGTACAAAATATTCAAGTGTAGCAGATGATCATGACATGGAAGGTTTATCGGTATATTCAACTTATGCTTTAGATAAGAAATGGGAAGTGTTCGGGAGATATGATTATCTGACTTCAAATACCTTAGAAGGGGAAAGTGAAAAATGGAACATCGATAATAATGGTAGTGCTATTACTGCAGGAGTACAGTACGCTCCGGTTAAGAATGTGAAAATGGCTTTTAACTATCAAGGATTTAATTATAAAACATCCAGTATAAGTAACAATTCATTATTATATCTGAATTTAGAGTTTAAATTCTAA
- a CDS encoding electron transfer flavoprotein subunit beta/FixA family protein — MKGLKIVVLAKQVPDTRNVGKDAMKADGTVNRAALPAIFNPEDLNALEQALRLKDKYEGTEVTLLTMGPGRAAEIIREGLYRGADNGILLSDRAFAGSDTLATSYALSCTLKKMGKIDVIIAGRQAIDGDTAQVGPQVAEKLGLPQITYAEDVVSADKGKIVVKRRLERGVETVEGKMPMLVTVNASAPECRPRNAKFVMKYKHAKAVSEMQNETEDYITLHNDRPYLNIGEWSVNDIETNSEELGLSGSPTKVKTIENVVFQAKEAKVLEPTDTDMGELMKELIANHTIG; from the coding sequence ATGAAAGGTTTAAAAATTGTTGTTCTTGCAAAGCAGGTTCCTGATACCAGAAATGTTGGGAAAGATGCAATGAAAGCGGATGGAACTGTAAACAGAGCTGCTTTGCCGGCAATCTTCAATCCCGAAGATTTAAATGCCTTGGAACAAGCACTACGTTTAAAAGATAAGTACGAAGGAACAGAAGTTACTCTTTTAACTATGGGACCAGGTAGAGCTGCCGAAATTATTCGTGAAGGATTGTATAGAGGTGCCGATAATGGTATTCTTTTGTCTGATCGTGCATTTGCAGGTTCTGATACTCTGGCAACATCTTATGCGCTATCGTGTACCCTTAAAAAAATGGGTAAAATTGATGTTATTATTGCAGGTCGTCAGGCAATTGATGGTGATACTGCTCAAGTAGGACCACAGGTTGCCGAAAAACTGGGTCTTCCACAAATTACTTATGCTGAAGATGTAGTATCGGCAGATAAAGGTAAGATTGTTGTAAAGCGTCGTCTAGAACGTGGAGTTGAGACTGTTGAAGGAAAAATGCCAATGCTTGTTACTGTGAATGCATCTGCTCCTGAATGTCGTCCTCGCAACGCGAAGTTTGTAATGAAATACAAGCATGCAAAAGCGGTTTCCGAAATGCAAAATGAAACAGAAGATTATATAACATTACACAACGATCGTCCTTATTTAAATATAGGAGAGTGGAGCGTTAATGATATTGAAACCAATTCTGAAGAACTTGGATTATCAGGATCTCCTACAAAGGTAAAAACTATTGAGAATGTAGTTTTTCAGGCTAAAGAAGCAAAAGTTCTTGAACCTACCGATACCGATATGGGTGAGTTAATGAAAGAGTTAATTGCTAATCACACCATTGGATAA
- a CDS encoding GLPGLI family protein: MKTYVYKNYPEGKITVTDGLSLQDYVYEDELNAQNWKILDSTKTILDNPCQLASCTFRGREWKAWFALEIPLNDGPWKFGGLPGLILEVYDIGKQYHFEIIGIEKKEEPIVFSQTYVGSKKFGKTKRLEFLKAKKSYLINMSGYIEMESGIDLGSNSSQKIMRYDLIERDY, from the coding sequence ATGAAAACTTATGTGTATAAAAACTATCCTGAGGGAAAGATTACTGTTACCGATGGGCTCTCGTTACAGGATTATGTGTATGAAGATGAGTTGAATGCACAAAACTGGAAAATTTTGGATAGCACCAAAACAATTCTGGATAATCCCTGTCAGTTGGCTAGTTGTACTTTCCGAGGTAGAGAATGGAAGGCCTGGTTTGCCCTAGAAATCCCACTTAACGATGGTCCCTGGAAATTTGGAGGTTTACCTGGTTTAATTCTTGAGGTGTATGACATTGGTAAGCAATACCATTTTGAGATAATAGGTATAGAAAAAAAAGAAGAGCCGATTGTGTTTAGCCAGACTTATGTGGGAAGTAAGAAGTTTGGAAAAACAAAACGACTTGAATTCCTAAAAGCAAAAAAATCTTATTTAATAAACATGAGTGGATATATAGAAATGGAAAGCGGTATTGATCTAGGAAGTAATTCTTCACAAAAAATTATGCGATACGATTTAATTGAGCGTGATTATTAG
- a CDS encoding electron transfer flavoprotein subunit alpha/FixB family protein — MNNVFVYCEIEEGQVADVSLELLTKGRKLADDLKCELEAIVIGHELKGIEKQIMPYGVDKVWIADDKRLYPYTTLPHTSIIVKLFGEEKPQIALMGATSIGRDLGPRVSSALHSGLTADCTSLVIGDHEDKKNKKEYKDLLYQIRPAFGGNIVATIINPDCRPQMATVREGVMKKEILSDAYKGKVNKLDVEKYVNAEDFVVKVIERHMEKSKVNIKNAGIIVAGGYGVGSKENFNLLTELAEVIGGEVGASRAAVDAGYASHERQIGQTGVTVRPKLYIACGISGQIQHTAGMEESAMVIAINTDKNAPINAFADYVITGDIATVLPKMIKQYKENTK; from the coding sequence GTGAATAACGTATTTGTATATTGCGAAATAGAAGAAGGTCAAGTTGCCGACGTAAGTCTTGAACTTCTTACCAAGGGTAGAAAACTGGCCGACGATTTAAAGTGTGAGCTGGAAGCTATCGTTATTGGACATGAATTAAAAGGCATTGAAAAGCAAATTATGCCTTATGGAGTTGATAAAGTATGGATTGCTGATGATAAGCGATTGTATCCATACACAACACTTCCTCATACTTCTATCATTGTAAAATTATTTGGAGAAGAAAAACCTCAAATTGCTTTGATGGGTGCTACAAGTATCGGTCGCGATTTAGGTCCTCGTGTTTCTTCTGCTCTTCATTCGGGTTTAACTGCCGATTGTACAAGTCTTGTAATTGGCGATCACGAAGACAAGAAAAATAAGAAAGAATATAAGGATTTGTTGTACCAGATTCGTCCGGCATTTGGTGGTAACATTGTTGCAACTATTATTAATCCTGATTGTCGCCCACAGATGGCTACAGTTCGCGAAGGAGTTATGAAGAAAGAAATTCTTTCGGATGCTTATAAAGGAAAAGTTAATAAGCTTGATGTTGAGAAGTATGTGAATGCTGAAGATTTCGTTGTAAAAGTGATCGAGCGTCACATGGAGAAATCTAAGGTTAACATCAAGAACGCAGGTATTATTGTAGCTGGTGGTTATGGTGTTGGTTCTAAAGAAAACTTCAACTTGTTAACAGAATTAGCCGAAGTAATTGGAGGAGAAGTTGGAGCTTCTCGTGCTGCTGTTGATGCCGGATATGCATCTCATGAACGCCAAATTGGTCAAACTGGTGTTACCGTGCGTCCTAAGTTGTATATCGCTTGCGGTATTTCAGGACAAATTCAGCATACTGCAGGTATGGAAGAATCGGCAATGGTAATTGCAATTAATACCGATAAAAATGCACCAATTAATGCTTTCGCTGATTATGTAATTACTGGTGATATTGCAACGGTTTTACCAAAAATGATTAAGCAATACAAAGAGAATACGAAGTAA
- a CDS encoding carboxypeptidase-like regulatory domain-containing protein yields the protein MSFLLKYCCVLLFTFNVSHLNAQEFIVTGRVADKNTKVPLSHVLVTIRSSENRVVKFTQTDPDGKYDIKLSDFSEDYKLYFSILGYASQAVVLNKEQQIYDVYMVEKATEIKEVIVKAPGIHEKGDTITYVTSSFAGVEDKSLADVLKKMPGIEIEESGQIKYNGVAINKFYIEGKDLLGGRYSLATNNVHHQDVGSVEVMENHQPIKALKDISFSQNPAINIRLKEDAKARWVGTANIGAGDGIDPFLWNTELVGMRFTSKMQTLNTYKTNNTGTNIVQETNTFSLDNISSNYSKTYSLEDYLEVEPDYLSDIDANRARFNESHLFSTNNLWSLGKDGDLTSQITYTNNRLESNSYSVAKYFLTDSTIIEEEGESSVSHQNHLSGNVILNANTSTCYVKNKLNADFYWDDMDMSISGTYPNNQSASTPSRSFSNDFELIKRSENRAYTLNSYNSYQVKHQYLDVVKEGDKDRQEINSSAFYTNTNTSLAFYLKPFTLSMKMGVLGLIRKMDSKLTGIPNTFGQVDNDLYVHNLTGFIGPELEYKNEGLEAKFNVPFSFSPYRYRDYVLDEKKSVSKFMIAPRMYIRYHFTSRLSASFSGSLAQQPIEEQQFYNGILLQNYRNLSRGILNFDTGFRKSLMLSTYYKVPLKAFFANASVIRLWNTSRRISERSFVDEFIINGFIPQENTSKVWMVNGQISKGLSNPHNILSISGSYMDFYGTTFQNDIETPYSSQRWDVKPKVKLRMFSWLNVSYEMKYMKESLSVSSTGTHSSSEMFSQVLSGNFSYKNKWYFQLLGEHYNNRLSSTNSKHLFLADAEFTYSINNRWELNFTAKNIFDQKKYNYTIYDALTRVDKEYNIRPRTLLASVFFLDSDLNNMNRE from the coding sequence ATGAGCTTTTTATTAAAATATTGTTGTGTCTTACTTTTTACTTTTAATGTTTCGCATCTCAATGCACAAGAATTTATTGTAACAGGAAGAGTAGCTGATAAAAATACAAAAGTTCCATTGTCTCATGTTTTGGTGACCATTCGTTCCTCCGAAAATAGGGTTGTAAAATTCACTCAAACGGACCCTGATGGTAAGTATGATATTAAGTTATCTGATTTCTCAGAAGATTATAAGTTGTATTTTTCTATACTGGGATATGCATCGCAAGCTGTTGTATTGAACAAAGAACAGCAAATTTATGATGTATATATGGTAGAGAAGGCTACTGAAATTAAGGAGGTGATAGTTAAAGCTCCGGGAATTCATGAAAAGGGAGATACAATTACTTATGTGACATCAAGTTTTGCAGGAGTTGAGGATAAATCGCTGGCAGATGTATTAAAAAAAATGCCGGGAATTGAGATTGAAGAAAGCGGACAAATAAAGTATAATGGTGTAGCAATCAATAAGTTTTATATTGAAGGGAAAGATTTACTGGGTGGACGTTACAGTTTGGCTACCAATAATGTTCATCATCAGGATGTGGGAAGTGTAGAAGTAATGGAAAATCATCAACCCATAAAGGCATTAAAAGACATTTCGTTTTCACAAAATCCAGCTATAAATATCCGGCTTAAAGAAGATGCCAAAGCACGCTGGGTAGGTACTGCAAATATTGGTGCAGGCGATGGAATTGATCCTTTTTTATGGAATACAGAGCTTGTGGGGATGCGGTTTACATCTAAAATGCAAACCCTAAACACCTATAAAACGAATAATACAGGAACCAATATTGTGCAAGAAACAAATACATTCTCTCTTGATAATATAAGTAGTAACTATTCAAAAACTTACAGTTTAGAAGACTATTTGGAAGTAGAACCAGATTATTTGAGCGACATTGATGCCAATCGTGCAAGGTTTAATGAATCACATTTATTCAGTACAAATAACCTCTGGAGTCTCGGAAAGGATGGCGATTTAACATCCCAAATAACTTATACAAATAATAGGCTAGAATCTAATAGTTATTCGGTTGCTAAGTACTTCTTAACTGATTCAACAATTATAGAGGAAGAAGGAGAATCATCTGTTTCACATCAAAATCATTTATCTGGTAATGTAATTTTAAATGCCAATACATCTACTTGCTATGTGAAAAACAAACTAAATGCTGATTTTTATTGGGATGATATGGATATGTCGATTAGTGGCACATATCCCAATAATCAGTCTGCATCAACTCCTTCTCGTTCGTTTTCCAATGACTTCGAGTTGATTAAACGTTCAGAAAACAGAGCATATACATTAAATTCTTATAATTCCTATCAGGTAAAACACCAGTATTTAGATGTTGTAAAGGAAGGCGATAAAGATCGTCAGGAAATTAATTCCTCAGCGTTTTATACAAATACAAATACATCGCTGGCATTTTATTTAAAACCGTTTACCCTGTCTATGAAAATGGGAGTTTTAGGTTTAATTCGAAAAATGGACAGTAAGTTGACGGGGATTCCTAATACATTTGGGCAAGTCGATAATGATTTGTATGTACATAACCTGACTGGTTTTATTGGACCTGAGCTGGAGTATAAAAATGAAGGACTAGAAGCTAAGTTTAATGTCCCTTTTTCATTTTCTCCATACAGGTATCGAGATTATGTATTGGATGAAAAGAAATCTGTTTCCAAATTTATGATAGCACCACGAATGTATATTCGTTATCATTTTACCTCCCGTTTATCAGCTTCGTTTTCTGGCAGTTTGGCTCAACAACCGATAGAAGAACAGCAGTTTTATAATGGAATCTTACTTCAAAATTATCGAAATTTGTCTCGTGGAATTCTTAATTTTGACACAGGCTTTCGAAAGTCTTTGATGTTGAGTACTTATTATAAAGTACCCTTAAAAGCATTTTTTGCGAATGCAAGTGTAATTCGTTTGTGGAATACATCCAGGCGTATTTCAGAACGATCTTTTGTTGACGAATTTATTATAAATGGTTTTATTCCTCAGGAAAATACCTCCAAAGTGTGGATGGTAAACGGACAAATTAGTAAAGGCCTAAGTAATCCTCATAATATTTTAAGCATAAGTGGTTCGTATATGGATTTTTATGGGACCACTTTTCAAAATGATATTGAAACCCCTTATTCATCTCAAAGATGGGATGTAAAGCCTAAGGTGAAATTGAGAATGTTTTCCTGGTTGAATGTTTCTTACGAAATGAAATATATGAAAGAAAGTTTGTCCGTAAGCAGCACAGGAACCCATTCATCCTCAGAAATGTTTTCTCAGGTATTGTCAGGTAATTTTTCCTATAAAAACAAATGGTATTTTCAACTATTGGGGGAACACTATAATAACAGATTATCAAGTACTAATTCAAAACATCTTTTTCTTGCCGATGCTGAATTTACCTATAGTATAAACAACAGATGGGAGTTGAATTTTACAGCTAAAAATATTTTTGATCAAAAGAAATACAATTATACCATATATGATGCATTAACTAGAGTAGATAAAGAATACAATATTCGACCTCGTACCTTATTGGCGAGCGTATTTTTTTTAGATTCTGATTTAAATAACATGAATCGAGAATAA
- a CDS encoding acyl-CoA dehydrogenase family protein: MANFYTDNEDMKFHLEHPLMKKIVALKERNFEDKDKYDYAPLDFEDAMDSYDRTLEIVGEICGDIIGPNAEGVDQEGPRVENDRVIYAKGTAENHEALTKAGLIGMSLPREYDGLNFPIVPYVMAAELVSRADGGFANIWGLQDCAETIHEFASKEQKENYLPRFAKGATAAMDLTEPDAGSDLQAVQLKATYNKEEDQWYLNGVKRFITNGDGDVSLVLARSEEGTSDGRGLSMFIYDKANMAVKVRRIEHKMGIIGSPTCELVFTNAPAELVGSRKMGLIKYVMSLMNGARLGVGAQSVGIAEAAYREGLAYAKERRQFGKAIIEFPAVYEMLTNMEAKLNASRSVLYETSRFVDVYKAYFHISQDRSLDKDERMDMKKYQKLADVFTPLLKLFSSEFCNEIAYDSLQVHAGSGYMKDYPIERLVRDARITNIYEGTSQLQVVAAIRGVTTGAYLAQIKEYEASDLNPQYEYLRTTLKGMTAMYEEAVAKVHDINTSADHNDFLDFHARRLVEMAGYIVMGYLLLSDTSRNDKYKNSCEVFVKMGKAKVAAHKEYIMSSELKDLGIFKK, translated from the coding sequence ATGGCTAATTTCTATACAGATAATGAGGATATGAAGTTCCACCTGGAACATCCTCTAATGAAAAAAATTGTTGCACTTAAAGAGCGCAACTTCGAAGATAAAGACAAGTACGACTACGCTCCTCTTGATTTTGAGGATGCAATGGATTCTTATGATCGTACATTAGAAATTGTTGGTGAAATTTGTGGTGATATTATTGGTCCTAATGCCGAAGGTGTAGATCAGGAAGGACCGCGAGTTGAAAACGACCGTGTAATCTATGCTAAGGGTACTGCCGAAAATCACGAAGCTTTAACAAAAGCAGGTTTAATTGGTATGTCTCTTCCACGTGAGTACGATGGATTGAATTTCCCAATTGTACCTTACGTAATGGCTGCTGAATTGGTATCTCGTGCCGATGGTGGATTTGCTAATATTTGGGGACTTCAGGATTGTGCTGAAACAATTCACGAGTTTGCTTCGAAAGAGCAAAAAGAAAACTATTTGCCTCGCTTTGCGAAAGGTGCAACTGCAGCAATGGATTTAACTGAGCCAGATGCTGGTTCTGACCTTCAGGCGGTACAGTTGAAAGCAACTTACAATAAAGAAGAAGATCAGTGGTATTTGAATGGTGTGAAGCGTTTCATTACAAACGGTGATGGTGATGTTTCATTGGTTTTGGCTCGTTCTGAAGAAGGAACTTCTGATGGTCGTGGTTTGTCTATGTTTATCTACGACAAAGCTAATATGGCTGTTAAAGTTCGTCGTATCGAGCATAAAATGGGTATTATTGGTTCTCCTACTTGTGAGTTGGTTTTTACCAATGCTCCTGCCGAATTGGTTGGTTCTCGTAAAATGGGATTAATCAAATATGTAATGTCTTTAATGAATGGTGCTCGTTTAGGTGTTGGTGCTCAATCAGTAGGTATTGCTGAGGCTGCTTACCGCGAAGGTTTGGCTTACGCTAAAGAACGTCGTCAGTTTGGTAAAGCAATTATCGAATTCCCTGCGGTTTACGAAATGCTTACTAATATGGAAGCTAAATTGAATGCTTCTCGTTCAGTATTATATGAAACATCTCGTTTTGTTGATGTTTACAAAGCATATTTCCACATTTCTCAAGACAGATCTTTAGATAAGGATGAGAGAATGGATATGAAAAAATATCAGAAATTAGCTGATGTATTTACTCCATTATTGAAGTTGTTCTCATCAGAATTCTGTAACGAAATTGCTTACGATTCATTGCAGGTTCACGCTGGTTCGGGTTATATGAAAGACTACCCAATTGAGCGTTTGGTTCGCGATGCTCGTATTACTAATATTTACGAGGGAACTTCACAGTTGCAAGTTGTTGCTGCTATTCGCGGGGTAACTACTGGTGCTTATTTGGCTCAAATTAAAGAGTACGAAGCTTCTGATTTGAATCCTCAGTATGAGTATTTAAGAACTACCTTAAAAGGTATGACTGCTATGTATGAAGAGGCAGTTGCTAAGGTACACGACATTAATACTAGTGCAGATCACAATGATTTCCTTGATTTCCATGCCCGCAGATTGGTAGAAATGGCAGGTTATATTGTAATGGGATATTTATTGTTATCAGATACATCAAGAAATGATAAATACAAGAACTCATGTGAGGTATTTGTAAAAATGGGTAAAGCTAAAGTTGCAGCTCATAAAGAATACATTATGTCTTCAGAATTGAAAGATCTTGGTATTTTTAAAAAATAA